In Lasioglossum baleicum chromosome 1, iyLasBale1, whole genome shotgun sequence, the genomic window GCCTGGACTTCCGTTGGTCCCGGTAAGCCAAAGGTCGCCGTCATTCAATCAGGAGTTGAACCTGTCCTCCCGGAACCGCCTACCAAATTAGCGCTGTCGAACATAGACGCATTCTCCGTGGTACTTCAGTTCACTCCTGGCTTCGACGGCAATTCCTCCATAACCAAGTGGACTGTGCAAGCGCAGACCACCAGAAACACCACGTGGTATAACATATACGAAGTCTCGGACCCTGATGCTAGTACAATTACCGTGGCCGGCCTGATACCCTTCATGCAATACAAACTTAGACTGATCGCTAATAATGTTGTCGGCGCTTCCCAACCATCGGAGCCAACGAAAGAGTTTCAAACCATCCAAGCACCACCCTCGCATCCGCCCAGGAACGTTACGGTCCGTGCCATGAGCGCTACGGAATTGCGAGTCAGATGGATCGTAAGTACTTCTCCGAAATATATTTAATCCCTAACCTTGTTCAGCAACCTGCATCATTATTGTGGCGCCTCGAAGTGCTAAGAGAAGCACCTGCGCGATTTCACCACTTATCTCGAATCTTTTGCAGCCACTGCAACAGATAGAATGGTACGGTAACCCGAGAGGATACAATGTCACTTACACAGAAGTCAGAACGAACGAGTCGAGAAGCATAACTATAGACGACCACACGGCGAACTCTTACGTGTTAGAAGATATGGAAGAGTATGCTCTCTACGAGATTGTGATGCAGGCGTTCAACGACGTTGGATCATCGACGATAAGTCCCAAAGCCATTGAGAGGACTCGAgaatcaggtagaacatttttctaACGGTTTTCAACAGTcattttcgttatttttatatatcgtaTATCGTAATTTTTAGTTCCTTCGATGGGTCCGATCAACGTAGAAGCAAACGCGACCTCTTCCACGACCATACTAGTGAAATGGGGCGACGTTCCTATAGAACATCAGAACGGACAAATAGAAGGGTTCAAAGTCTACTATGGCGCAAATGCTAGATCCGCATTCCAATATAAAAACATTCCAAGTAATACTACTTTCACGACCACGTTGACAGAGCTTAGGAAGTTCGTCCAGTATCATGTACAAGTATTAGCTTATACGAGACTCGGCGATGGCACGTTGAGCACCCCTCCTGTTAGAGTACAAACGTTTGAAGATGGTACGTTCTACAAAAGCGAATACGAGATCTGTGATTCTTCCCTTAAAGAAGGCAGATGgtaaatttcaattatttcagCTCCGGGACCTCCATCGAATGTATCGTTCCCGGACGTAAGCTTCACCACTGCTCGCATCATTTGGGACACGCCGGAAGACCCGAACGGAGAAATTTTAGCGTACAAAGTTATGTTCCATTTAAATAGTAGCCAGgaccatcaattttccaaagaaTTTCCTGCGTCGGATCGAACGTTCAGGTATCGTCACTGCGCTATTATTTCGGCACTTTACGAAACTGGGGCAATAAGATTGATTAAATCTgctcttttttttatatattttactttTCAGAGCCACTAGTCTGGAGCCGGAGAAGTATTACATGTTTTCCGTAACAGCGCAGACAAGGCTGGGCTGGGGTAAAACAGCGTACGCTCTTGTTTTCACTACAAACAACAGGGAACGACCTCAGGCGCCATCGATGCCTCAAGTTAGCAGATCTCAAGTACAAAGCCGGCAGATTACATTTTCTTGGACGCCTGGACGGGATGGATTCGCACCGTTGCGGTGATCATCCTCACTTTAGACATACGATTGGTAGCGTCGAGTATAACATTTCCATGAAATACGATTAATCTTTCAGTTACTACACGGTGCAACAGTCGGAGAACTCGGGACCGTTCCAAACCATACCCGAGAGGGTTGAACCAACGTTAACGTCTTACACAGCGAACAATCTGAAACCCTTCATGCTCTATCAGTTCAGAATACAGGCTACCAACGACATAGGTCCTTCAACTTGGAGTACAGAGTCTGTCGAGGTCCAAACATTACCAGCAGGTAAATCATATCATTCTGCCATTTTCATAGAACTTCTTTGGTATGGCAATCAATTCATTGATTCCAATGCAAATTTCCAGCACCCTCTCGAGGTGTCAGTGATCTGAAAGTTGTACCGATAACAACATCCAGTATAGAAGTCCATTGGAACGCTATAGACGAAGTATACTGGAGCGGCGATCACGCTACGGGTGGCTACCGCGTCATCTATCAACCAGTGTCTGATTTCCCGACAGCTCTTCAGGATACACCAAAGGAAGAAATTCTAGGAATAAAGGTGTGATCCCTATCGTTTCATTCAACTGAACGTAACGATCATATAGACTCGACTAATCCTCCATCGTTTATAGGCTACAAAAATCGTGTTGAGCGATCTAACCGAGGACAGGTATTACGAAGTCGTTGTACTACCATTTAATTCTGAAGGAGAAGGCCCTTCGAGTCCTCCAGTGACCGTGTACGTTGGAGAAGCCGTTCCAACTGGAGAACCGCAACATTTGAAAGCCGAGTCGATCTCTTCCACGGAAGTACTTTTACGGTGGAAACCGCCGCAAGCCAATATGCAGAACGGAGACCTATTAGGATATAAAGTAGTTGTCTTTGTCTCTGAATCGTTTCCGAACTGGTTCACAGTATTTCGCACTTATCGCACGTACCGTGTTTCTAATTTCAGATTTTCTATCTGGTCACCGATTCTCCTCAAGAGCTAGAGAACAAACAGGAGGAGGAAATAGAGGTTGTGCCAGCGTCCTATCTAACGCATAGCTTAGTTTTCCTGGACAAGTACACGGAGTATCGTATTCAAGTATTGGCGTTTAATCCTGCCGGCGACGGTCCTAGATCTCCGCCGATCACTGTCAGAACCAAACAGGTGTGTTCAACTTCCGTTGCGGACATGGAAAAATTGTGAAACTGCTGTGAACCGTTGACGGTATGTTATAAACATTGTTTACAGGATATACCGGGACCACCTCACAATCTTCAGTTCTCAGAGATAACGATGACGAGTCTACGTGTCTCTTGGGAAGCGCCAAAGTCGCGGAACGGTGAAATAGTTGGTTACATCGTCACTTATGAAACCGCAGAACAAAATGATCGTAcgtttcttaaattcttcttctTCCGTTCTTCGTGCATCAAAACCGCGCAGTCTATTCACGTTTTCCATTGTTTCCATAGGCTTCAGTAAACAAGTGAAGCAGAAGGTAACAGAGACTAGTCTGTTGATCCAGCCTCTCGAGGAGGAGGAGACGTATACGTTTATGGTTCGCGCTCAAACCATTGACTTTGGTCCTCCCATATCTGGAAATGTGACGACGGGACCACAAGAAGGTTCGCCGGTAGCGCCTACCAATCTCGCTGTCACTAAGACGGTGTCCAGCGTTGAATTACAATGGACAAACGGTGCTTCCGGGAAAGGACCTATTTTAGGATATTACATTGAAACACGCCGCAAAGGTGAGGACTCTATAAAGTATAAAGTATTGCTACATTACTACGCCGTACACAAttcgaaattgtgaaaatagATTGTCGACAATTTGAAAAAGAATGATAAGCAGAagcttcaaaaaaaaaaagaaaaaaatcattcgAACAGAACAGTTGAATTTGATAAAATGACTAATACTATCTTTTTTGTAATGATATAGCGATGGAAGAGTGGCAACATTGTAAGTGTCAATGCACGTAAATATATTGAGCGTCAGTTATTGTGTTAGATGATCTCGTCAGTATAATATGATTTGTTAGTGTTACAATATTCGCTTCCTgtttgtattataattataataatatgtgaTTATATTTTCGTTAGTGGTATTACCTGTACTATTGACTGCATGATGATGTCATAGCATGACATTTTCCATGGATTCTACTTAGACACATACAATCGAGAATCTTGACTTTGAATGCTGCTGTTTAATCGTAACCAATCGGATAGCTGAAGTTTCATTTGTTTAGATAACAGTATTCCTCTACAGTCTTTGAACTTACCAATTGTATATTCCCTACATTTAACATCTCATTAACGCCCCGCAAAACGTGTAATACAGAACATGATACGTAACTTCGCAAGTTTTCATcttcgaaattgaaattgacgataTTAGAAGAGGTAAATCGAAACATCGAGTAGCGGTAAAGCCAAAATCTCTCACGACAGAACGAGTGTATTGTATTTTCTGTTTGCGTTGTATAGCTCTGAGAAAACCTGCAGAAGTTCTCGACTGCGTTGCGACATTTCTTGTCGAAATAAGACGAGTATTATAGATGCGTTTGTATTTATAGATGACAGTCGTTGGCAGACGATAGTGCGAAGCAGCAACGGCCCTTTAACAGAGTACTCGATATCCTATCAAAATCTACTACCATCCACGTCGTATCTCTTCAGGGTGATATCGTACAATCGCTACGGAATTAGCTATCCAGCGTATTCGACGGAAACGGTAAAGAATTATTctctattaataataattagattCTAAGAAGCAACGGTACTTATTCTGTTATCATTACAGATATTAACTCCTTCGAAGCTATACCTTGAATATGCATATCTACAACACAGACCATTCTACAGACAAACTTGGTTCATGGTAACATTAGCCGCAGCCtccattataataattataatggtAATAGCGGTGCTGTGCGTGAAAAGTAAAAGTTACAAATATAAACGTATGTACTTGGAAATACGAATTGTAAATACGAATTATTTGCATATTAATtttctggggggggggggataattATTTCAGAAGAAGCACAAAAGACATTAGAAGAGtctatggcaatggacacagaCGATAGACAGGAATCCGATCTAGAGCTTTACAGATCGAGACAAGGAGGTGGTGCCATCAGCATGGGCAACCCTTGCGGTACCTTGGGAAAAAGGAGTACATTGGCAAGGAAATCCATGCACCCACCTCCTCCTACAATGTTAGGAAAATCACCTCCTAGACCTTCGCCAGCGTCCGTCGCTTATCACAGCGACGAGGAGAGTCTGAAGGGTTACGATGAGAACCCTGACGACAGTAGTGTTACAGAGAAACCTTCCGAAATTAGTTCGACAGATTCGCAGGTAAGCGAAACCCTAATATAATTGCAAAAAGAACATAGCAGACACGTTTCATTATGAACTTTTCAATTACAGGGATCTGAGAGTGAGAATGAAAGCGTCCAGTCGGACCCACATTCCTTTGTGAATCATTACGCTAACGTGAATGATTCTTTAAGACAGTCGTGGAAACGACAGAAACCAGTTAGGAATTATTCGTCGTACACGGACTCCGAGCCGGAAGGCAGCGCCGTTGTCAGCTTGAACGGCGGAcaaattattatgaataatatggCGAGGTCGAGGGCGCCGTTGCCTGGTTTCTCGTCGTTCGTATAAATGATTTTTCATATTGCGGACATAAAGCTTTTATTAACTAGATAGGGTGCCGGTTTAGCGTAACAACAATTGTTCCCAAATCGTTACGCGAGGGACTAACGAAGTTAGGATCGTGTTGTGCCGAACGCGGGATCGGTTATGGTGATTCGAAGTTGAATAAAATTGTTGCtctagaaaaatgaaattttgaaatcgatATACACGAAGGAAAAAGGAGAGACTGGTTGTTGAAACTTTTTGATCGTTCCCGTAGGATTAGAAGAAAGATTAGATCGGTAGAATTTTAATAAACTTTTCGGCACTGGAACGAACACACATTACACAGAGTTAAAGACTTACGTTGAAACACGTGTTCACGAGTGTTTCACACACGCTAAACACTTCGGATAGTAATTTTAAATGCTTTTGGCACCATCATGTTGTGATATATTGAGatacatattatttataatGCTAGTTAAAATCATACTGTgtataatgaatattttttacttttattaaGTGAATCTGAATCAGAATTGTTGCACGGATCTCGAAGTATGCTGCAACGATTGCATTTTTTTAactgtaagagagagagagagagagagagagagagagagaaacactgtTCTAAGCCATCTGTTAAATGTATTCGAAAACAAATGATAGAGTAACTATTATTAACTGAACAAGGAATGACATGGTAACGAAAACTGCCAGAGATAACCAAGTAATTATTAAAAGTGATAAAAACGATATTTTGAATACTAAATTGTAGTATGATGAACAATGGAAATTGCATTTGCAATTCCTGTTCGAAGCTCTTCGATATACATTAGAAAGAAAATGctttttgtttaatatttctaatgCGAAACATCGAATAGAAGAGAAAAATGAATAAACTATAAGAAGTCAATGTAGATTTATGAACTATTCACAATCAGGCCTAtcatatcaatttttaaatgaatttcatatACTAAAGATATCAGAGTCTGATATAATGTTATTGTACCGAATAAATAcatagtaaaaaaaaaagaacaccgATGTTTATGCAGAATGCGACTGCGCGTGCATTTCTAAGTATATTTATAAGGGACTTCTTCTTATCATAATATATTACTGtacataaaaaaaaatcttATATTAACTACGAATTAGTGATACATACATACGACATCTGTACACTTAGTGCACAGCTTCGACAATGTTAGGAGAAATATCGTGCTGAATAATCGTTAGGCAACGTGTAATTTATCTTTTCTTGGAATAGATATACTTATCAGctattttcattactttttttaaaTCGTGAAAAAAGCAATTTGGCTTTAATAAGATTTCGCAACTGATTCGACATtgcaacgataatattaattcatCCGTAGCATATAGTACCGTACATACAGTATTGCAAAACATCATTGTACCCCAGTTCTATTTCGATTTAGAACCGCTACTTTTCTTACCGTAAACGTAAACGATTGACTCGCTGTCATTATTACTCTTCCATAGATTAAAGACGTACTACGAGCGAAAAGCATTTCAGACTGATAtatcgacacacacacacacacacacacacacacacacacacgcatgaAATGTTTTTCTTTGTTTAGTATCGATTTGTAATAAGTAGCCATACAAAGAAAATAAACGTGACATTTCATTAGCTCTATTAGCTCTAGTAAAAAGAGAGAAAATCATGAGAAATATTCTTCTGTGACAATATGCAGtgaaatttagaaatttcttagaaaaattgtTGCGTTGAAGATACGTGATTATGATTAAGGATTCGACGGCAGCTATGATTAAAACTTGATAAATTATCTTTAAAATTGTAATTCGTTGAATGATTTTGATAACGATCATAGGATGCGATTAATGTGTGTCATAAGATAGATGGCAAGTTGTGCGTATTCGAAACACGTCGTTCTATAATCTGAAAGACTTGCTTTCTAGTTTCGGTTAATTATAGCGTTAATTTTACACTATTTGTTAACATCTGTCATCACACACCGTCCTGTGTAATAGCGAAGTAACTTTTTTCATTCCGGAAAAAACATGAGGAAAATCTTTGCAACACTGCCAATAAATACTTTAGTTGAAGAACGGAACTATTTCTTCATACATTTCTATGTGTACCGATAGCATATTTAATCAAAGCGCATTCGAAGCATAATATACATGTACGAGATATTTCAAATACATGTTaatcttttaataaaatttatgcaaTTTTATTGATCGTGTCTTATCGTGCTCCTGACCATTTGACCATTCGGATTAAGGAATCGAACATGTGCTTAGTAAAAAAACATTTATTGATAGAAACGTTTCTCACAGGCTATAAACCATTTTTGGAGCTTCGACGGACACTTTGGATAGACTTGTTTAATTGTGCTCCATACTGCAATGTCTGCTATATCAGGCTCCTTTTTATCAGgcgaattaatatttaatttgtcAACTAGCAATAAGATTAATTCTTGCTTTCTTTCCAATGTACTTTGATAGCGTATCGAGTGGCACAAATCTAGTATCCAGTCAATTCTATTTACATTTTCTGGACACGCAGAGTTCTCATAATTATGCAAGCTTACAAGCCTGCTAAGATGTCttagaaaattcatttcgcCGGTTATACTGTAACCGCGTAGACCAGACACAAGTTCAAGATCTGCAACTGCAATTAAGAAAAGTATGCGTAAAAATGCATTCGTCGTTAAATAAACTTGTCCATTCGCATAAATGTGTTTTACCATCTTTCCAGATCAATTGTATGTTGATGACATTTTTCCTAGGAGATTGAGTAACCGATTGTTCGATCGAAGGAACTTGTTCGTCGATGCTCGAGTGAATATAAGTTTGTATTCTAATATCGGTATCCGTCCAAACTCGTTTTAAAGCTAACGCGGAATAAGGAAGCATCTTTGGATTCACATTTACGATTAGATTTACACTGACGGCAGCATCCTGGAAGAGCGAATAGAAACATTAGTCTTCTGATTCTTTGTTCGAAAGATTAACGAGTAGAACACAGCACCTGGCTTTCATTGCATATTTCGACCGCTGCAGTTTCGACCGTGGTCTGATTGGTTCTCTTTAATATATTACAAAGAGTCGAGACTTGTTTCTTGAGATCAGCGAGCTGAGCCAATATTTTCTCCTGCCTCGCTTCCAATAGATTATATTCTGGCAGAGGACactgaaataaaatatgtttttactTTGCGTGCGATAGTTCTATCGCCAAGTGTTGCTGCATCGACTTCGCAAATGAGGACGTTCCCAAATATGCGTTAGTATACGAATGCAGTACTTATACcttttttattataagattTTCTGTCTTTTCGCATTATTTTGCCAACAAGAAATTACTAACATTCCTAAATCAGCATATTATATGAATGTACAAGAAAACTACTTAAAGATTGGTTTAAGACAATTAACCGAAATGCTAAATGGAATTCCAATCTGCATTATTACAAAACATCCGAATGTCCAAATAGTTTTTTCACCTTACTATGCATCTCTGACGAATGCATGgtaagaaaaaatttttctagaaAAAAAAAAGGTGCAAGAGAGTCATGGATTATAGATTTGACAGTTGACCAGTAACATTGTTGATTGGGACCAGTAAACAGCTAGTACATGGTGCACATATCACAGTGGGTTAGGTTTTCTGTGTATTTGGTTATACAACTGTACTTTGTGTAGCTTTCAGTGCAGTTCTAATTTAGTAAGCTTGCCCTCTTCTATAATAATTATCTCCGCGTTCCGCTTATCCTTTGACCGAGCCGAATTTTTCGTGCACGATAGCCGCGTCGGTGTCCTGTTAGACGAAAAATTGGAGGGGCACGCATCGATCAAGCCTGTAGAACCATATTCCCGGTCGATCGTGATTAGTGCTTGTGGAAATTTTGGGAGGAGTCATGCACAACAAGCTCGAGACAGAGGAAAGGCTCGAAGCTACCATGCACGGTCGAAGCGTGAGTAAAAAACCGTTCGATTCTAGTTTTAGAAATTATCGTAGCGCGCGTCTTCGTGCCGGCATGAGGAACAGAAATGATGAAAACCTTCAAAAAGCTGATAACCTGCTCTGTGATATCAGGCACGATCTTGTTCTCGGCTTCCGTATGGTCGTCCCTGGATCGTTCCTTGTGAATATTTCGCATTTCGTACATCGGTTTCGAGTTGTGCAACGTGTCCGGAAGAGAGATGACCGGTTTCAAAGCGTACATCGCCATTTCATTGCGCATTACGGTCGCCTCGCGGTTCGTTAATTCGCGAAAAAAACAATAATTCCTGCTCACAATTGATCATCACACTCTCGTTCGTTTTTGGTATTTCTCGATTTTCGTTAGACAGCCATTTTTCTTTCATCCCCCACCACCTGTCACCGTCGCGGTCGCCGCGGCCGCGGTCTCGTGTCTCCTCGTGTCCTCGTGTCGAGTTCTCGTTCTCGTGTCGCCGACTTTCCGACAACCTGACAACCACTGGCCACTGACCAACGCCGACCATGTAGGTCCATGACGCCGACACATCCGTTTTCAAAGATGGCGCCCATAACTCTTCGCGAAATTACATGACGCCAAAATCTTACACGgttttctagacgaattttcTATGCGGTCTTCATTACGATCTATCGAAAAATGATTTTCACGCGTCTAGCGATTTATTCGACCAAAGGGAACGAATTGTTTCTTTCTTAGAACGCGAACGTGTCAAGAGGGCAGGGACATTAAAATGTCAATGTAAACATTACCAGGaattacatacatataaatatttatgtctTTTAGCTGAACTTACGAGTTACGATTTTGTTTCACATCTTTATCGATTATGATCGAGTACGTTTCCTTTTCTGTGATCGATTATTCCGTGTAATGTATTCATGAATTTTgtagcaatttaaaaaattaacttgCCACTCAATTTTTACTTAACTCAAACTTCATTtttgaaatttataaataaaataattgaatcAAATTACAAAGTTTCTATCGAACAAGATAAAATTTGACTACCAATAATAATCCCTATGGTACATTTGGTAGCATAGGGATTATTCGTGTATCGCAACACATTTGTATTGTGCTTCGCTTATTAAATACGTACGACGTACGatatagaatatatatatagaagttCGTTCAACTTCCAAGTAGAATTGTTTACTTCTCACGATGTAATTGAATATTTACGAGGCAAAAGCACCGATAATTGTCGCGTCTGCCGTAAAAGAACAGACGATACGACTTTACGGAATTCCAGTTTCGAACGCCGAAGATGTCGCGAT contains:
- the LOC143213096 gene encoding putative aminoacyl tRNA synthase complex-interacting multifunctional protein 2 isoform X1 encodes the protein MRNEMAMYALKPVISLPDTLHNSKPMYEMRNIHKERSRDDHTEAENKIVPDITEQVISFLKCPLPEYNLLEARQEKILAQLADLKKQVSTLCNILKRTNQTTVETAAVEICNESQDAAVSVNLIVNVNPKMLPYSALALKRVWTDTDIRIQTYIHSSIDEQVPSIEQSVTQSPRKNVINIQLIWKDVADLELVSGLRGYSITGEMNFLRHLSRLVSLHNYENSACPENVNRIDWILDLCHSIRYQSTLERKQELILLLVDKLNINSPDKKEPDIADIAVWSTIKQVYPKCPSKLQKWFIACEKRFYQ
- the LOC143213096 gene encoding putative aminoacyl tRNA synthase complex-interacting multifunctional protein 2 isoform X2 translates to MRNEMAMYALKPVISLPDTLHNSKPMYEMRNIHKERSRDDHTEAENKIVPDITEQCPLPEYNLLEARQEKILAQLADLKKQVSTLCNILKRTNQTTVETAAVEICNESQDAAVSVNLIVNVNPKMLPYSALALKRVWTDTDIRIQTYIHSSIDEQVPSIEQSVTQSPRKNVINIQLIWKDVADLELVSGLRGYSITGEMNFLRHLSRLVSLHNYENSACPENVNRIDWILDLCHSIRYQSTLERKQELILLLVDKLNINSPDKKEPDIADIAVWSTIKQVYPKCPSKLQKWFIACEKRFYQ